One window of bacterium genomic DNA carries:
- a CDS encoding DUF1646 family protein has protein sequence MYLILLAIIFFLVLFLPFLNKRVEKNLEAFFLIMGFFSIFNLLIFGKESLNIQFAIHCLKEPMIISLACLISGLLFHHFQSIIKNFVFALERRGGILFPFILIVFLGAISSIITAIIASLILVEVIYDLSIKRNEKIAFCVISCFSIGFGAALTPIGEPLSTILVSKLKGAPYNAGFFFLFNLLSTYILGGIILLGILGIFIYKRGKTGLEIEKKEEEKKEIRKVFIRAGKVYIFIIGLLCLGEGFSPFINLYVAGLSPFILYFLNISSSILDNATLTACEIGPHMSLFQIKASLLSLVVSGGMLIPGNIPNIISAERLEIGMKEWAKIGIPIGLIFLIIFFGLLF, from the coding sequence ATGTATCTTATCCTTTTAGCCATAATCTTCTTCTTGGTTCTTTTTCTTCCATTCTTAAATAAAAGGGTAGAAAAGAACCTTGAGGCTTTCTTTCTTATAATGGGCTTCTTTTCTATTTTTAATCTTTTAATCTTTGGAAAAGAAAGCCTTAATATCCAATTTGCCATCCATTGCTTAAAAGAGCCGATGATAATTAGCCTTGCCTGCCTTATATCAGGCTTATTATTTCATCATTTTCAAAGTATAATAAAAAATTTTGTTTTTGCATTAGAAAGAAGAGGAGGCATTCTCTTTCCATTTATTCTCATTGTTTTTCTTGGGGCTATCTCATCAATTATCACGGCAATTATTGCATCTTTGATCTTGGTTGAAGTAATCTATGACCTCTCTATAAAAAGAAATGAAAAAATTGCCTTTTGTGTCATTTCCTGTTTTTCTATTGGCTTTGGAGCAGCATTAACACCTATTGGCGAGCCACTTTCTACCATTCTTGTATCTAAACTAAAGGGAGCTCCCTACAATGCAGGGTTTTTCTTTCTATTTAATCTCCTTTCTACCTATATTTTAGGAGGGATTATTCTTTTGGGAATACTTGGAATATTTATCTATAAAAGGGGAAAGACAGGGTTAGAAATTGAAAAGAAAGAAGAGGAGAAAAAGGAGATAAGAAAGGTATTTATAAGGGCAGGAAAGGTTTATATCTTTATCATTGGCTTACTTTGCTTAGGAGAGGGATTTAGCCCTTTTATCAATCTTTATGTAGCTGGGCTTTCTCCCTTTATTCTCTATTTTCTCAATATAAGCTCAAGTATCCTTGATAATGCAACCCTAACAGCCTGTGAGATAGGGCCACATATGAGCCTATTTCAGATTAAGGCATCTTTGTTAAGCCTCGTTGTAAGTGGAGGGATGCTTATTCCAGGGAATATTCCAAATATTATATCAGCAGAGAGGCTTGAAATAGGGATGAAGGAATGGGCAAAAATTGGCATTCCAATAGGTCTTATATTTTTAATAATCTTCTTTGGCCTCTTGTTTTAA